In the Staphylococcus condimenti genome, one interval contains:
- a CDS encoding thioredoxin family protein, translating to MANLETYYKNSQDLNTYIDQMSENKEGLLNIYNDFTVPQNDERINKIKQKDYSKVLVISEDWCGDAMMNIAILKHISELLNLEVHVFHRDQDTDLIDQYLTNGKARSIPIFVFLNDKFEQENVWGPRAKSAQKFVEKTRSDYLPDKDDPSYDEKAQQVHKVISNRFKTDSNLWKDVYDSIVDKLLNP from the coding sequence ATGGCAAACTTAGAAACATATTATAAGAATAGCCAAGATTTGAATACGTACATTGATCAAATGAGTGAAAACAAAGAAGGGTTACTTAATATTTATAATGACTTCACTGTACCTCAAAATGATGAACGTATAAATAAAATTAAACAAAAAGATTATAGCAAAGTACTTGTAATTTCAGAAGATTGGTGTGGGGATGCCATGATGAACATTGCTATTCTGAAACATATCAGTGAACTTTTAAATTTAGAAGTTCACGTTTTCCATCGAGATCAAGACACTGATTTGATTGACCAATATTTAACAAATGGTAAAGCGCGATCTATACCTATCTTTGTTTTTCTTAATGATAAATTTGAACAGGAAAACGTATGGGGACCACGTGCAAAATCTGCCCAAAAGTTCGTGGAAAAAACACGTTCTGATTATTTACCTGACAAAGATGATCCATCATATGATGAAAAAGCACAACAAGTACACAAAGTTATCTCTAATCGCTTCAAAACAGATTCTAATCTTTGGAAAGATGTTTATGATTCAATTGTAGATAAATTACTTAATCCCTAA
- the pmtD gene encoding phenol-soluble modulin export ABC transporter permease subunit PmtD: MNIFQLVKHDIISIVKSPLTYLALILTFIPLIGVTALINQQMHKVDANTIMSAGSWFFSIVGLLFVIKTITRDIGQGTIQLYLNKVSNRIKYFIAKVISIIFITLLMTGILDLFVFIVQSATKGPALKDEKYIQILWFYLIFFLFFGLLLFLIALIAPKPALIYALGIFLILIVPFAEPFLPMIPKIGDDIHKSLKYIPFSYLTSKTTSGSYTFSNWQWFISSASIVVLFIANALYITRKDI; encoded by the coding sequence GTGAATATCTTCCAACTTGTAAAACATGACATCATCAGCATTGTAAAAAGTCCATTAACATATTTAGCACTTATATTAACTTTCATACCACTTATTGGCGTAACTGCTTTAATTAATCAGCAAATGCATAAAGTAGATGCTAATACAATTATGTCAGCAGGCAGTTGGTTCTTTTCCATAGTGGGTTTACTTTTTGTGATTAAAACAATTACAAGAGATATTGGTCAAGGAACGATTCAACTATATTTAAATAAAGTCAGCAATCGAATTAAATACTTTATTGCGAAAGTAATTTCTATTATTTTTATCACACTTTTAATGACTGGTATTTTAGATTTATTTGTATTTATTGTACAGAGTGCAACAAAAGGGCCGGCACTGAAAGATGAAAAGTATATTCAAATCTTATGGTTCTATTTGATTTTCTTCTTATTCTTTGGTCTGCTATTATTTTTAATTGCACTAATCGCACCTAAGCCTGCATTGATATATGCATTAGGCATTTTCTTAATACTTATTGTGCCATTTGCAGAACCATTCTTACCAATGATTCCTAAAATTGGAGATGATATTCATAAATCATTAAAATATATTCCATTTAGTTATTTAACAAGTAAGACAACATCGGGTAGTTATACATTTTCAAACTGGCAATGGTTCATATCTTCAGCTTCAATCGTTGTACTATTTATAGCAAACGCGCTTTATATTACACGTAAAGATATTTAA